The following coding sequences lie in one Alosa sapidissima isolate fAloSap1 chromosome 15, fAloSap1.pri, whole genome shotgun sequence genomic window:
- the LOC121683622 gene encoding von Willebrand factor A domain-containing protein 5A-like isoform X1 codes for MEHSCGLVTKNKEPVPLKSVEVDVHVQGHVATVTSTLLYVNGEERPLEAVFVFPLPGECAVCHLSAKIGDTEVVAKLQEKQKAREEYDDALSSGHQAFLLEESDQSPDVFQLNVGSLPPGESAAITLVYISELDMQADDALRFCLPAVLNPRYTPQDMDRSQMATVTSVPAGTVPYTLALSAHLSSPQPISKVESNCDLEPLAYLNPDKTQATVSLSPGHLFDRDVELLLYYHDAHKPTAIVEAGLDTAEPGSLMGNPVVMLSLYPEFPAAVTSSRNMSGEFIFVVDRSGSMDCKMHTGKDAKMRIASAKDTLLLLLKSLPMGCYFNIYGFGSRYEHFFPKSVEYNQKTMDDALEKVKGMRADMGGTEILQPLKHIYSQPCIPSHPRQLFIFTDGEVGNTKEVLDLVKKNGHSHRCFSFGIGQGASTALITGLAKEGSGHAQFITGTDRMQPKVMQSLHFALQPIVKNISIKWNISDGVIGALQTKSVVHNRISFFQKLGSVKALFQRRKRTQEPGPPGGDGLNPLLVTPLSPPITVLFQGQRALFYAQLNGVSSEHSEGSVTIQYNMKEDLIEEQLNFCLKPTQDTGVTLHRLGARTLIRSLEMEERAAGPEAKALREKLLQLSLQSGVSCTHTAFIAIHKGSGQTVQGPLLHRTVPTPG; via the exons ATGGAGCACAGCTGTGGTCTGGTCACCAAAAACAAGGAGCCAG TTCCTCTGAAGAGTGTGGAGGTAGATGTGCATGTGCAGGGACATGTAGCCACAGTGACCTCCACTCTGCTGTATGTGAATGGAGAAgagcgccccctagaggctgtgtttgtgttccctCTGCCTGGAGAATGTGCCGTCTGTCACCTCAGCGCCAAGATAGGAGACACAGAGGTGGTGGCAAAGCTGCAGGAGAAACAGAAG GCCCGGGAGGAGTATGATGATGCGTTGAGCTCGGGCCACCAGGCCTTCCTGCTGGAGGAGAGTGATCAGAGCCCAGACGTGTTCCAGCTGAACGTGGGCAGCCTGCCTCCAGGAGAGAGTGCTGCCATCACTCTGGTCTACATCTCAGAGCTGGACATGCAAGCTGACGACGCCCTGCGCTTCTGTCTGCCCGCTGTGCTCAACCCCCGCTACACACCCCAGG ACATGGACAGGAGTCAAATGGCCACTGTGACATCAGTCCCAGCTGGTACGGTGCCCTACACTTTGGCTCTCAGTGCTCACCTGTCCTCCCCCCAGCCCATCTCTAAAGTGGAGTCCAACTGTGATCTGGAGCCACTGGCTTACCTCAACCCAGACAAAACACAGGCCACG GTGAGTCTCTCTCCAGGCCACCTGTTTGATCGTGATGTGGAGCTGCTGCTGTATTACCACGATGCTCATAAGCCCACTGCCATAGTGGAGGCTGGACTGGACACTGCTGAGCCAG GCTCTTTAATGGGTAACCCTGTTGTAATGCTCAGCTTATACCCAGAGTTCCCTGCTGCAGTAACATCCTCCCGAAACATGAGTGGAGAGTTTATTTTTGTGGTGGACCGATCAGGGAGTATGGACTGCAAGATGCACACAGGAAAAGATGCAAAGATGCGCATAGCAAGTGCCAAG GACACTTTGCTCCTGCTCTTGAAGAGCCTCCCCATGGGCTGCTACTTCAACATCTATGGCTTTGGCTCCCGTTATGAACATTTCTTCCC GAAGAGCGTTGAGTACAACCAGAAGACGATGGATGATGCTCTTGAAAAAGTGAAGGGAATGAGAGCAGACATGGGGGGCACTGAGATTCTTCAGCCTCTGAAACACATCTACAGCCAGCCCTGCATCCCCAGTCACCCCAGACAG CTGTTCATTTTTACTGATGGAGAGGTGGGGAATACCAAGGAGGTTTTGGACCTGGTGAAGAAAAATGGGCACTCTCACAG ATGCTTCTCTTTTGGAATCGGACAGGGTGCCAGCACTGCTTTAATCACAGGCCTGGCCAAGGAGGGCTCTGGGCATGCTCAGTTCATCACAGGAACAGACCGCATGCAGCCAAAG GTGATGCAGTCTCTCCACTTTGCTCTACAGCCAATAGTCAAAAATATCTCAATCAAATGGAACATTTCAGATGGTGTCATAGGGGCACTTCAAACTAAAAGTGTAGTCCACAACCGAATATCATTCTTTCAAAAACTCGGCAGTGTGAAAGCTTTATTTCAAAGAAGGAAGAGGACCCAGGAACCTGGCCCACCTGGAGGAGATGGCCTAAATCCACTTTTAGTCACCCCTTTATCTCCACCAATCACTGTACTCTTCCAGGGTCAAAGGGCACTGTTCTATGCCCAGCTCAATGGAGTG AGTTCAGAACATTCTGAAGGGTCTGtgacaatacaatacaacatgAAAGAAGACCTGATTGAGGAGCAACTGAACTTCTGTCTGAAACCCACACAAGATactgg AGTGACTCTCCACCGGCTGGGGGCTCGGACTCTGATCCGCTCgctggagatggaggagagggcagcAGGGCCAGAGGCAAAGGCCCTGAGAGAGAAGCTGCTGCAGCTCAGCCTGCAGTCTGGagtcagctgcacacacaccgcCTTCATCGCCATCCACAAGGGCAGTGGACAGACTGTGCAGGGACCACTGCTCCACAGAACTGTGCCAACGCCAGGTTAG
- the LOC121683622 gene encoding von Willebrand factor A domain-containing protein 5A-like isoform X2, whose protein sequence is MEHSCGLVTKNKEPVPLKSVEVDVHVQGHVATVTSTLLYVNGEERPLEAVFVFPLPGECAVCHLSAKIGDTEVVAKLQEKQKAREEYDDALSSGHQAFLLEESDQSPDVFQLNVGSLPPGESAAITLVYISELDMQADDALRFCLPAVLNPRYTPQDMDRSQMATVTSVPAGTVPYTLALSAHLSSPQPISKVESNCDLEPLAYLNPDKTQATVSLSPGHLFDRDVELLLYYHDAHKPTAIVEAGLDTAEPGSLMGNPVVMLSLYPEFPAAVTSSRNMSGEFIFVVDRSGSMDCKMHTGKDAKMRIASAKDTLLLLLKSLPMGCYFNIYGFGSRYEHFFPKSVEYNQKTMDDALEKVKGMRADMGGTEILQPLKHIYSQPCIPSHPRQLFIFTDGEVGNTKEVLDLVKKNGHSHRLMLLFWNRTGCQHCFNHRPGQGGLWACSVHHRNRPHAAKGDAVSPLCSTANSQKYLNQMEHFRWCHRGTSN, encoded by the exons ATGGAGCACAGCTGTGGTCTGGTCACCAAAAACAAGGAGCCAG TTCCTCTGAAGAGTGTGGAGGTAGATGTGCATGTGCAGGGACATGTAGCCACAGTGACCTCCACTCTGCTGTATGTGAATGGAGAAgagcgccccctagaggctgtgtttgtgttccctCTGCCTGGAGAATGTGCCGTCTGTCACCTCAGCGCCAAGATAGGAGACACAGAGGTGGTGGCAAAGCTGCAGGAGAAACAGAAG GCCCGGGAGGAGTATGATGATGCGTTGAGCTCGGGCCACCAGGCCTTCCTGCTGGAGGAGAGTGATCAGAGCCCAGACGTGTTCCAGCTGAACGTGGGCAGCCTGCCTCCAGGAGAGAGTGCTGCCATCACTCTGGTCTACATCTCAGAGCTGGACATGCAAGCTGACGACGCCCTGCGCTTCTGTCTGCCCGCTGTGCTCAACCCCCGCTACACACCCCAGG ACATGGACAGGAGTCAAATGGCCACTGTGACATCAGTCCCAGCTGGTACGGTGCCCTACACTTTGGCTCTCAGTGCTCACCTGTCCTCCCCCCAGCCCATCTCTAAAGTGGAGTCCAACTGTGATCTGGAGCCACTGGCTTACCTCAACCCAGACAAAACACAGGCCACG GTGAGTCTCTCTCCAGGCCACCTGTTTGATCGTGATGTGGAGCTGCTGCTGTATTACCACGATGCTCATAAGCCCACTGCCATAGTGGAGGCTGGACTGGACACTGCTGAGCCAG GCTCTTTAATGGGTAACCCTGTTGTAATGCTCAGCTTATACCCAGAGTTCCCTGCTGCAGTAACATCCTCCCGAAACATGAGTGGAGAGTTTATTTTTGTGGTGGACCGATCAGGGAGTATGGACTGCAAGATGCACACAGGAAAAGATGCAAAGATGCGCATAGCAAGTGCCAAG GACACTTTGCTCCTGCTCTTGAAGAGCCTCCCCATGGGCTGCTACTTCAACATCTATGGCTTTGGCTCCCGTTATGAACATTTCTTCCC GAAGAGCGTTGAGTACAACCAGAAGACGATGGATGATGCTCTTGAAAAAGTGAAGGGAATGAGAGCAGACATGGGGGGCACTGAGATTCTTCAGCCTCTGAAACACATCTACAGCCAGCCCTGCATCCCCAGTCACCCCAGACAG CTGTTCATTTTTACTGATGGAGAGGTGGGGAATACCAAGGAGGTTTTGGACCTGGTGAAGAAAAATGGGCACTCTCACAGGCTG ATGCTTCTCTTTTGGAATCGGACAGGGTGCCAGCACTGCTTTAATCACAGGCCTGGCCAAGGAGGGCTCTGGGCATGCTCAGTTCATCACAGGAACAGACCGCATGCAGCCAAAG GTGATGCAGTCTCTCCACTTTGCTCTACAGCCAATAGTCAAAAATATCTCAATCAAATGGAACATTTCAGATGGTGTCATAGGGGCACTTCAAACTAA